The following are from one region of the Roseobacter fucihabitans genome:
- the regB gene encoding sensor histidine kinase RegB, translating to MPQSDVRPLSGDIRASWIRLRTMILLRWFAVGGQLTAIGVAHYWYGLQLEIGLCFFVVGTSIIANLVAIFIFPENKRLNEVENMLMVLFDLLQLSVLLFLTGGLHNPFALLLLGPVTISAAVLTLRSTVLLGSTAIIIVTVLSQFYLPLRTATGSVLEFPQLFVFGNWIALIIAIVFISAYSVRVTSEIHSMSDALAATQMALAREQKLTDLGGVVAAAAHELGTPLATIKLASGELYDELSNHPELRQDAALIREQADRCRDILRDMGRAGKDDLLLHRAPLMAIVEEAAQPHMDRGKMVRFQHLNEPMSQPVILRKSEIIHGLRNLIQNAVDFAETQVWIEASWDDTDISLRIMDDGRGFPPHLIGRIGDPFVRRRRSGMQNGLRPEYEGMGLGLFIAKTLLERSGAELQFANGRDPLSGNDNQQGQLGAVVKVTWPRHRIEEDSKATTSGLGENRPISS from the coding sequence ATGCCCCAATCAGACGTCAGACCCCTGAGCGGAGATATCCGCGCAAGCTGGATACGGCTGCGTACCATGATCTTGCTGCGCTGGTTCGCCGTTGGGGGGCAACTCACCGCCATCGGGGTCGCGCATTATTGGTACGGTTTACAGCTCGAAATCGGCCTGTGCTTCTTTGTCGTGGGGACATCGATCATCGCCAATCTGGTCGCGATTTTCATCTTTCCCGAAAACAAGCGCCTGAACGAAGTTGAAAACATGTTGATGGTTCTGTTTGACCTTCTCCAACTGAGCGTTCTGCTTTTCCTGACCGGCGGGCTTCACAACCCATTTGCGCTTTTGCTGCTCGGGCCGGTGACAATTTCCGCGGCCGTTCTGACACTCAGGTCGACCGTCCTGCTCGGCAGCACAGCGATCATCATTGTGACCGTTCTGTCTCAATTCTACCTGCCACTGCGCACCGCGACCGGATCGGTTCTCGAATTTCCACAGCTTTTCGTGTTCGGGAATTGGATTGCACTCATTATCGCGATTGTTTTCATCAGCGCCTATTCGGTGCGCGTCACCTCCGAAATCCATTCGATGTCGGACGCCTTGGCCGCCACGCAAATGGCACTGGCACGCGAGCAGAAACTCACCGATCTAGGCGGCGTGGTTGCGGCAGCCGCGCATGAACTCGGCACACCGCTGGCCACAATCAAGCTGGCTAGTGGAGAGCTTTATGATGAGCTGTCAAACCACCCCGAACTGCGCCAGGACGCGGCCTTGATCCGTGAACAGGCGGATCGGTGTCGCGATATTCTGCGCGATATGGGGCGCGCAGGTAAGGATGATCTTCTTCTCCATCGTGCGCCATTGATGGCAATTGTCGAAGAAGCGGCACAACCCCACATGGACCGCGGAAAAATGGTCCGGTTCCAGCACTTGAATGAGCCGATGTCACAGCCCGTTATTCTCCGAAAATCAGAGATCATTCATGGCCTGCGAAACCTGATCCAGAACGCCGTCGATTTTGCGGAGACGCAAGTCTGGATCGAAGCCAGTTGGGATGACACGGACATATCGCTGCGCATCATGGATGACGGGCGCGGGTTTCCGCCCCATCTGATCGGACGGATCGGTGATCCTTTTGTGCGCAGGAGACGGTCCGGAATGCAAAATGGTCTACGCCCGGAATATGAAGGCATGGGTCTGGGTTTGTTCATTGCCAAAACGCTCCTGGAACGTTCCGGTGCGGAGTTACAATTCGCAAATGGGCGCGATCCCTTGAGCGGGAACGATAATCAGCAGGGCCAACTCGGTGCGGTTGTCAAAGTAACGTGGCCGCGACACAGAATCGAGGAAGATTCCAAGGCAACCACGTCTGGATTGGGAGAAAATCGCCCGATTAGCTCTTGA
- a CDS encoding SCO family protein produces MRYIAPISAFAIVGLLGGVWFATQGSQANDQFAQCRASQVAGGAGAIGGPFELVNAQGETVTDKDVITEPSIVYFGYTFCPDVCPIDAARNAVAVDVLAENNISVTPVFISVDPKRDTPEVVGDFAANLHERMIGLTGSPEQVKAASQAYRTYYKAQDGDDAYYLVDHSTFSYLVLPEHGFVEFFRRETSVDQMVETVSCFAQNA; encoded by the coding sequence ATGCGCTATATTGCCCCGATTTCTGCCTTTGCGATTGTTGGACTCCTGGGGGGTGTCTGGTTTGCAACGCAAGGGTCACAGGCGAACGACCAATTTGCGCAATGCCGGGCCAGCCAGGTCGCAGGCGGTGCCGGTGCCATTGGCGGACCTTTTGAGTTGGTGAACGCGCAGGGTGAGACGGTAACAGATAAGGACGTCATTACCGAACCCAGCATTGTCTATTTCGGGTATACATTTTGTCCGGATGTCTGCCCCATTGATGCCGCGCGCAATGCAGTCGCCGTCGATGTGCTGGCAGAGAATAACATCTCGGTAACGCCGGTGTTTATCTCAGTGGACCCCAAGCGGGACACGCCGGAAGTCGTCGGTGACTTTGCCGCTAATCTGCATGAACGCATGATTGGTCTGACCGGATCGCCCGAGCAGGTAAAGGCCGCCAGCCAGGCCTATCGCACCTATTACAAGGCGCAGGATGGGGACGACGCGTATTATCTCGTGGACCATTCGACGTTTAGTTATCTGGTCCTTCCCGAGCACGGGTTTGTTGAGTTTTTCCGCCGCGAAACATCCGTCGATCAGATGGTAGAGACGGTGTCTTGTTTTGCACAGAATGCCTGA